In one window of Haemophilus parainfluenzae DNA:
- a CDS encoding sugar ABC transporter permease, with protein MFKLKSVNLQVYIMLIAIAVIMAFFSVATDGAYLSARNISNLLRQTSITGILAIGMVFVIISAEIDLSVGSLMGLLGGFAAIADVWWGFPLPVTIIATIALGLIFGIWNGWWVAYRKVPSFIVTLAGYLAFRGILIGLTNGTTVSPISGTMTVIGQGYLSDIAGFILGGIAVIGFVLWGNYQRRSRQQLQLEVSALSKDFTKYALFAVIVLGAIYLLNDYRGIPFPVLVLAVLAILGLFLSRKTSFGRHVYAIGGNIDAAKLSGINVEKTKLIIFAMNGVLVAIAGLILSARLGAGSPSAGQNAELDAIAACVIGGASLAGGVGSVFGVVIGALIIASLDNGMSMLDVPTFWQYIVKGAILLLAVWIDTSNKKKM; from the coding sequence ATGTTTAAGTTAAAATCCGTAAATTTACAAGTTTACATTATGTTAATAGCTATTGCAGTCATTATGGCATTCTTTAGTGTTGCTACTGATGGCGCTTATTTAAGTGCAAGAAATATTTCTAACTTGTTACGCCAAACTTCAATTACTGGCATTCTTGCAATTGGAATGGTTTTTGTCATTATTTCTGCTGAAATTGACTTATCTGTTGGTTCACTTATGGGCTTACTGGGAGGATTTGCAGCTATTGCCGATGTTTGGTGGGGCTTTCCATTACCTGTAACTATTATTGCAACAATTGCTCTTGGTTTAATTTTTGGTATTTGGAATGGTTGGTGGGTGGCTTATCGCAAAGTGCCATCCTTCATTGTTACACTTGCAGGTTATCTCGCATTCCGTGGAATTTTGATTGGTTTGACTAATGGCACAACTGTATCTCCTATTAGTGGAACTATGACAGTTATTGGGCAAGGTTATTTATCAGATATTGCAGGGTTTATCTTAGGTGGTATTGCAGTTATTGGATTTGTTCTTTGGGGAAATTATCAACGTAGAAGTCGCCAGCAGCTTCAGCTGGAAGTGTCTGCATTATCAAAAGATTTTACGAAATATGCTTTGTTTGCAGTAATTGTATTAGGAGCAATTTATTTACTTAATGATTATCGTGGCATTCCATTTCCTGTTTTAGTACTGGCAGTTCTTGCAATCTTAGGGTTATTCCTCTCTCGTAAAACTTCATTCGGCCGCCACGTTTATGCGATTGGTGGCAATATTGATGCGGCAAAATTATCTGGTATTAATGTAGAGAAAACAAAACTGATTATCTTTGCAATGAATGGTGTGTTAGTTGCAATAGCAGGGTTGATTTTAAGTGCTCGTTTAGGTGCAGGCTCACCATCGGCAGGGCAAAATGCAGAACTAGATGCGATTGCAGCTTGTGTCATTGGAGGGGCAAGCTTAGCTGGTGGTGTAGGAAGTGTGTTTGGGGTTGTTATTGGCGCACTTATCATCGCATCGCTTGATAATGGTATGAGTATGCTTGATGTGCCAACTTTTTGGCAATATATTGTCAAAGGTGCCATTTTGTTACTTGCTGTATGGATAGATACTAGTAATAAGAAAAAGATGTAA
- a CDS encoding MalY/PatB family protein: MNNFYNFDVIIDRLNTFSAKWNVDNDIIPMSVADMDIPAPQIMIDELEKFNRLGIYGYTELPADYYKIISDYIFEQYHYSVLSEKIVFCPRIIQAISIYIRAFTKETDGICILSPSYGPILNTIKLNDRKLYQCPLVYENRKYRIDFNLLEECFEHSKVFVLISPHNPTGTIWNKEVLIKIINLAKKHNVFIISDDVHADFTLTNDSHYLISSLDEWVANHSMICLSPAKTFNIPGLEIANLIIENKEIREKFIKEMMALGIHNPNYFSIPAIISLYKYCTDWVIYLKEYIKNNKKIVKEFFNEYIPLLDITESDGTYLLWINYKKLSINENELAYWINNLSRVKVSLGSEFGKEGDGFFRMNVAMPREKLLEALNRIKNGFCLLNNREI, encoded by the coding sequence ATGAATAATTTTTATAATTTTGATGTGATTATTGATCGCCTAAATACGTTTAGTGCTAAATGGAATGTAGATAATGATATTATTCCAATGTCTGTTGCGGATATGGATATTCCAGCACCTCAAATAATGATAGATGAATTAGAAAAATTTAATCGTTTAGGAATTTATGGTTATACTGAATTACCAGCCGATTATTACAAGATAATCAGTGATTATATTTTCGAACAATATCATTATTCTGTTCTCTCTGAAAAAATTGTATTTTGCCCAAGAATAATCCAAGCCATATCTATTTATATACGAGCATTTACAAAAGAAACTGATGGGATATGTATTCTATCACCTTCATATGGTCCAATATTAAACACGATAAAATTAAATGACAGAAAATTATATCAATGTCCTTTGGTTTATGAGAATAGAAAGTATCGTATTGATTTTAATTTATTAGAGGAATGTTTTGAACATTCTAAAGTATTTGTTTTAATTTCTCCTCATAACCCAACTGGAACGATTTGGAACAAAGAAGTCCTTATTAAAATTATAAACTTAGCTAAAAAACATAATGTATTTATCATTTCCGATGATGTCCACGCAGACTTTACACTAACAAATGACTCCCACTATTTAATATCATCATTAGATGAATGGGTAGCAAATCACTCAATGATCTGTTTATCCCCAGCAAAAACTTTTAATATTCCTGGATTGGAAATAGCTAACCTAATTATTGAGAATAAAGAAATTCGAGAAAAATTTATAAAAGAAATGATGGCATTAGGTATACATAATCCAAATTATTTCTCTATACCAGCTATTATTTCGTTATATAAATATTGTACTGACTGGGTAATCTATCTAAAAGAATACATAAAGAATAATAAGAAGATAGTAAAAGAATTTTTCAATGAGTATATTCCATTATTAGATATTACCGAAAGTGATGGAACTTATTTACTTTGGATAAACTATAAAAAGCTAAGTATAAATGAAAATGAATTAGCTTATTGGATTAATAATTTATCAAGAGTAAAAGTATCTTTGGGTAGTGAATTTGGCAAAGAGGGAGACGGTTTCTTTCGTATGAATGTCGCTATGCCTAGAGAAAAATTATTAGAAGCATTGAATCGAATCAAAAATGGGTTTTGTTTATTAAACAATAGGGAGATTTAA
- a CDS encoding XylR family transcriptional regulator codes for MTEQYYKIALLFNANKVYDRQVVEGIGQYIQASQCMWDIFVEDEFIYHTDTINQLSIDGIIADFDDPKTVELLQHTLIPTIAVGGSYKQADFYPHFPYVATDNMALVEMALSHLQEKGLSQFAFYGLQVNTHKHWSIERRDAFVELMEKNHYPIYLYEGVQVHAQNWLEEQQKLIVWLKSLPSHTGIIAVTDARARHLLQACEYSKIAVPEELCVVGIDNEELIQYLSRVSLSSVEQGTREIGYQAAKLLHKLLNGQKVSHTPILIPPITVHSRNSTDYRSLTDPLVIQAMHYIRHRACHRIKVEQVLDHLETSRSNLEQRFKNEMNKTIHQVIHEEKISRAKNLLQQTDISIQEIAEICGYPSIQYFYSVFKKEFEMTPKEFRLNC; via the coding sequence ATGACGGAACAATACTACAAAATTGCCCTCTTATTTAATGCAAACAAAGTATATGATCGGCAGGTAGTGGAGGGTATTGGACAATATATTCAGGCATCGCAATGTATGTGGGATATTTTTGTAGAAGATGAATTTATCTATCATACTGATACCATTAATCAACTTTCTATTGATGGCATTATTGCAGACTTTGATGATCCAAAAACTGTTGAATTATTGCAACACACTCTTATTCCTACTATAGCAGTTGGTGGATCTTATAAACAAGCTGATTTTTATCCGCACTTTCCTTATGTAGCAACAGATAATATGGCATTGGTTGAAATGGCTTTATCTCATTTACAGGAGAAAGGACTGTCACAGTTTGCATTTTATGGTTTGCAAGTAAATACTCATAAGCATTGGTCTATAGAACGAAGAGATGCTTTTGTAGAGTTGATGGAGAAAAATCATTACCCTATTTACCTATATGAGGGTGTGCAGGTTCATGCTCAAAATTGGTTGGAAGAGCAACAAAAGCTAATTGTCTGGTTAAAATCTCTTCCTTCTCATACTGGTATTATTGCTGTTACGGATGCGCGTGCTCGTCATTTATTGCAGGCTTGTGAGTACAGTAAAATTGCTGTACCTGAAGAGCTTTGTGTGGTTGGTATTGATAATGAAGAATTGATCCAATATTTATCGCGTGTGTCCCTTTCCTCCGTAGAACAAGGCACGAGAGAGATTGGTTATCAAGCTGCGAAATTATTACACAAATTACTCAATGGTCAAAAAGTTTCACATACCCCTATTTTAATTCCACCGATTACCGTTCACTCTCGAAATTCTACAGATTATCGATCATTAACAGATCCGCTTGTCATTCAAGCAATGCATTATATTCGTCATCGTGCCTGTCATCGAATTAAAGTAGAACAAGTTTTAGATCATCTTGAAACCTCACGTTCTAATCTTGAACAACGTTTTAAGAATGAAATGAATAAAACAATTCACCAAGTCATTCACGAAGAAAAAATTTCCCGAGCAAAGAATTTATTACAACAAACAGATATTTCTATTCAAGAAATTGCTGAGATTTGCGGCTATCCATCAATTCAATATTTTTATTCTGTGTTTAAGAAAGAATTTGAAATGACTCCTAAAGAGTTTCGACTAAATTGTTAA
- the xylG gene encoding D-xylose ABC transporter ATP-binding protein: MALLEMKHITKKFGDVTALHNISIELEAGEILSLCGENGSGKSTLMKILCGIYPCGDYSGDIYFSESELKARNIRDTEEKGISIIHQELTLVKNMSVLENIFLGNEITHKGLTADNEMYLRCKNLLQQVQLDVDPNTRVGELGLGQQQLVEIAKALNKQVRLLILDEPTASLTEKETEILLNLIKDLKAHNIACIYISHKLNEVKAISDKICVIRDGEHVGTKDASTMTEDDIITMMVGREITSLYLHEPHEIKDEILRVENLSAWHPINTHIKRVDNVSFSLHEGEILGVAGLVGSGRTDMVQCLFGSYEGKFEGNIFINQKQVNIKNCAQAIEHKIVMVPEDRKKHGIVSIMGVGKNITLSSLKSYCFGKMVVNEAKEEQIIGSAIKRLKVKTFSPDLPIGRLSGGNQQKAILAKCLLLNPKILILDEPTRGIDVGAKYEIYKLINQLAQEGIAIIVISSELPEVLGISDRVLVMHQGKLKASLINTALTQEQVMETAIKE; encoded by the coding sequence ATGGCATTGTTGGAAATGAAACATATCACAAAAAAATTTGGTGATGTGACCGCACTTCATAATATATCTATTGAATTAGAAGCGGGGGAAATTTTATCTTTATGTGGTGAAAATGGATCTGGAAAATCTACATTAATGAAAATACTTTGCGGTATTTATCCTTGTGGAGATTACAGCGGTGATATTTACTTTTCTGAAAGTGAACTAAAAGCAAGGAATATTAGAGATACTGAAGAAAAAGGCATTTCAATTATTCATCAAGAACTTACTCTCGTAAAGAATATGTCTGTATTGGAGAATATTTTTTTGGGTAACGAAATAACCCATAAAGGTTTGACAGCAGATAATGAAATGTACTTACGTTGCAAAAATTTATTACAGCAGGTGCAATTAGATGTCGATCCCAATACACGAGTAGGAGAATTAGGTTTAGGGCAACAGCAATTAGTTGAAATAGCTAAGGCTTTAAATAAACAAGTAAGACTTCTTATCTTAGATGAACCAACGGCTTCACTTACCGAAAAAGAAACGGAAATTTTGTTAAATCTTATTAAGGATCTTAAAGCACACAATATCGCTTGTATCTATATTTCCCATAAACTCAATGAAGTTAAGGCGATATCTGACAAAATTTGTGTCATTCGTGATGGTGAACATGTTGGTACGAAAGACGCTTCAACAATGACAGAAGATGACATTATCACCATGATGGTAGGTCGGGAAATTACCTCACTTTATCTACATGAACCTCATGAAATCAAAGATGAAATTTTACGAGTAGAAAATCTTTCTGCTTGGCATCCAATCAATACACATATTAAGCGTGTTGATAACGTAAGTTTTAGTCTTCATGAGGGGGAAATTTTAGGTGTTGCAGGTTTAGTTGGTTCAGGTCGTACAGACATGGTGCAATGCTTATTTGGGTCTTATGAAGGTAAGTTTGAAGGAAATATTTTTATCAATCAAAAACAAGTAAATATCAAAAATTGTGCCCAAGCGATTGAACATAAAATTGTGATGGTTCCTGAAGATCGGAAGAAACACGGCATTGTTTCTATTATGGGAGTTGGCAAAAACATTACGCTTTCTTCTTTGAAATCTTATTGTTTCGGAAAAATGGTAGTTAATGAAGCAAAAGAAGAGCAAATAATTGGCTCAGCCATCAAACGACTAAAGGTGAAAACTTTTTCACCAGATTTGCCAATAGGACGACTTAGTGGCGGTAATCAACAGAAAGCGATCCTTGCAAAATGTTTATTGTTAAATCCTAAAATACTGATTTTAGATGAACCAACAAGAGGAATTGATGTTGGTGCGAAATATGAAATTTATAAGTTAATTAACCAATTAGCACAAGAAGGGATTGCTATTATTGTCATTTCATCAGAACTACCAGAGGTTTTAGGCATTAGTGATAGAGTTCTTGTTATGCATCAAGGTAAACTTAAAGCTAGTCTTATCAATACTGCTCTTACTCAAGAACAAGTTATGGAAACAGCAATTAAGGAGTAA
- a CDS encoding DMT family transporter, which yields MNPLRIHLQLIGMVILWGASWPWGRVVAQAMPTFIASSLRFFFAIIPLIVWLYVANRFKYAKQLRPNQWVGLFLTALLGIFGYSTFFIWGLKYVPAGQGTVVVASNPVFTMFFAILLFKEKWNRWVVLGMIIAISGSLLAMTKGHPTDFLQHFGFGQMLLLGALVCWVAYTLLARKVLTKIDSLTATTISSTLGFVMLTLAALCTENITDWAIVLQLNGAQWFSLLGLAFGATVLAYAWYFDGVKHLGAGNASAYIILVPILGILFSAVWLNEQVDSSLIVGGILAVSGLGIMHWGRRLIK from the coding sequence ATGAACCCTCTCCGCATACACTTACAATTAATTGGAATGGTGATTTTATGGGGCGCCTCTTGGCCTTGGGGACGAGTGGTTGCCCAAGCCATGCCGACGTTTATTGCTTCAAGTTTGCGATTTTTTTTCGCCATTATTCCACTCATTGTTTGGCTATATGTGGCAAATCGTTTCAAATATGCTAAACAACTCCGACCTAATCAATGGGTGGGATTATTTTTAACCGCATTGCTTGGAATTTTTGGTTATTCGACTTTCTTTATTTGGGGGTTGAAATATGTACCTGCCGGTCAAGGAACTGTGGTGGTGGCATCTAATCCAGTATTTACGATGTTTTTTGCGATTTTATTGTTTAAAGAAAAATGGAATCGCTGGGTTGTATTAGGCATGATTATTGCGATTAGCGGTTCTTTGTTAGCGATGACAAAAGGTCACCCAACAGATTTTTTACAACATTTTGGATTTGGGCAAATGTTGTTGCTGGGTGCTTTAGTTTGTTGGGTTGCCTATACGTTATTAGCCCGTAAAGTGCTCACGAAAATAGATTCGTTAACTGCTACCACTATTTCTTCAACTCTGGGCTTTGTTATGCTGACTTTAGCGGCGCTATGTACGGAAAATATCACAGATTGGGCAATAGTACTGCAATTAAACGGAGCACAATGGTTCAGTTTACTAGGCCTTGCTTTTGGTGCGACTGTACTCGCCTATGCATGGTATTTTGATGGTGTGAAACACTTAGGTGCAGGCAATGCCTCAGCTTACATTATTCTTGTGCCGATTTTAGGCATTTTATTTTCAGCCGTTTGGTTGAATGAACAAGTGGATTCCTCCTTAATTGTTGGTGGTATTTTAGCCGTATCAGGTCTCGGTATTATGCACTGGGGAAGAAGGTTAATTAAATGA
- the rfaC gene encoding lipopolysaccharide heptosyltransferase RfaC → MKVCVIKTSSMGDVIHTLPALTDAQRAIPNLSIDWVVEENFAEIPCWHSAVNQIIPIALRRWRKSPFSAQTKNEWKSYRTLLQENQYDAVIDAQGLFKSTFFATRLANGIKHGYDRKSIREPIASFFYDKKYAISYQQHAVERIRQLFAQALSYPLPKEKGDYDIVRHFISADSIKPYVIFFHSTTRDEKHWPEHEWRNLIKKLTALSVQVRLPWGNEKEKARAERLATGLSHVVVLPRLSLNELADQIANAKAVVSVDTGLAHLTAALDKANITLYGATDPTLIGCYGKNQHYLTSNSMENITSDQVFSTLNLLIK, encoded by the coding sequence ATGAAAGTATGCGTAATCAAAACTTCTTCCATGGGCGATGTAATCCATACTTTGCCGGCATTGACTGATGCGCAGCGTGCTATTCCTAATCTCTCTATCGATTGGGTGGTGGAAGAGAATTTTGCCGAAATTCCATGTTGGCATTCTGCAGTGAATCAAATCATTCCAATTGCCTTAAGACGTTGGCGAAAATCGCCTTTTTCGGCTCAGACCAAAAACGAGTGGAAATCTTACCGCACTTTATTGCAAGAAAATCAATATGATGCTGTGATTGATGCGCAAGGGCTGTTTAAAAGTACCTTTTTTGCGACACGCTTAGCTAATGGCATTAAACATGGCTATGATCGGAAAAGTATCCGTGAGCCGATTGCTTCATTTTTCTACGATAAAAAATATGCGATTTCTTATCAACAACATGCCGTAGAACGTATTCGTCAGCTTTTTGCACAAGCCTTATCTTATCCATTACCGAAAGAGAAAGGGGATTATGACATTGTGCGTCATTTTATTTCTGCAGATTCTATCAAACCTTATGTGATCTTTTTTCATTCTACGACTAGAGATGAAAAGCATTGGCCAGAACATGAATGGCGAAATTTAATTAAAAAACTGACCGCACTTTCAGTTCAAGTGCGTTTACCTTGGGGAAATGAAAAAGAAAAGGCAAGAGCAGAGCGATTAGCCACAGGTTTATCTCATGTGGTCGTTTTACCTAGACTTTCATTAAATGAATTAGCTGACCAAATTGCTAATGCGAAAGCGGTGGTATCCGTGGATACAGGGCTTGCTCATTTAACTGCTGCATTGGATAAAGCGAATATTACGCTTTATGGCGCAACTGATCCGACCTTAATTGGCTGTTATGGTAAAAATCAACATTATTTAACCTCAAACTCAATGGAAAATATTACTTCAGACCAAGTATTTTCTACCCTTAATTTATTAATTAAATAA
- a CDS encoding porin, whose translation MKKALLALSVAALATGSAQAYNFHIDQTGTDVDFYGSLRVKWESTSNKTNYVNGNVTKEHINHAVDNNGSRFGFKLKQSLLDNDFYVLGRAEWRMRGEAPSQHDFDHVYTHQLYAGFGHKKFGELTYGNMTTITDDVRQTDLPNTYSLSDGLLDTSARRVTQYVYHGNYGSNKVKFGAYYGDSSKRNMKNLDLVNKRKNAWGTGLIFNHKIDDIQNITVAAGFTREMAKNTDNSSFYRNAYGLGLAYHFVHTTYGLDLERQTMNNQGYKRIKNEVRTVIRHSLNENWNVYEMYAYKTHKHSRNKDRSHQFMVGTEYYVYNQGSLKVKPFIEWQAIRNKFENNTVDRSRDFKTVIGLRAYW comes from the coding sequence ATGAAAAAAGCTCTTCTTGCTTTATCTGTCGCAGCATTAGCAACAGGTTCTGCGCAAGCATATAACTTCCATATTGACCAAACGGGAACTGATGTGGACTTTTATGGTTCTTTACGTGTTAAATGGGAAAGCACCTCTAACAAAACTAACTATGTAAATGGTAATGTAACTAAAGAACACATCAACCACGCAGTTGATAATAACGGTTCTCGTTTCGGTTTTAAATTAAAACAAAGCTTATTAGACAACGATTTCTATGTGCTAGGTCGTGCTGAATGGCGTATGCGTGGTGAGGCTCCTTCACAGCATGACTTTGATCATGTTTATACCCATCAACTTTACGCTGGTTTTGGACATAAAAAATTCGGTGAGTTAACTTACGGTAATATGACAACCATTACTGATGATGTAAGACAAACAGATTTGCCAAATACTTATAGCCTATCTGATGGTTTATTAGATACTTCTGCACGTCGTGTCACCCAGTATGTTTATCATGGTAACTACGGTTCAAATAAAGTGAAATTCGGTGCATACTATGGTGATTCAAGCAAACGTAATATGAAAAACCTTGATTTAGTGAATAAACGTAAGAATGCTTGGGGTACAGGACTTATCTTTAACCATAAAATTGATGATATCCAAAATATAACTGTAGCAGCGGGCTTCACTCGTGAAATGGCTAAAAATACTGATAATTCTTCATTCTACCGTAATGCCTATGGATTAGGTTTAGCATATCATTTTGTTCACACTACCTATGGCTTAGATTTAGAGCGCCAAACTATGAATAACCAAGGATATAAACGTATTAAAAACGAAGTACGCACAGTTATTCGTCACAGTTTAAACGAAAATTGGAACGTGTATGAAATGTATGCATATAAAACGCATAAACATAGTCGTAATAAGGACAGATCTCACCAATTTATGGTGGGTACTGAATATTATGTGTATAACCAAGGCTCTTTGAAAGTGAAACCATTCATTGAATGGCAAGCAATTCGTAATAAATTCGAAAACAATACGGTAGATCGTAGTCGTGATTTCAAAACGGTTATTGGTTTACGTGCATATTGGTAA
- the nhaC gene encoding Na+/H+ antiporter NhaC — MKTTHRTRMPTTLEAFSPIIVMLLLLGLGYALFDLPAEPLMIISTVFAGFLVIKLGHCYLDILDAISEKIAKTMPALLILITVGLLIGTWISGGTIPMMIYYGLKAISPEYLYVTALFLTAIVSICTGTSWGSAGTVGVAFMGVAIGLDANLAATAGAVVAGAYFGDKLSPLSDTTNIASAAAGVDLYEHIAHLLYTTLPSFILSATVYVVYGLNYDFSNVATPEKVNTMIHELEQVYHFNFLLLIPVAIVLWGSITKKPTIPVMLLSAFIAIINAILIQKFSLSDVINSAVNGFDTSMIHHTSVSSDLSRLLNRGGMNSMMGTLLICFCALSFAGVLQLSGALTVIIQKLLTFVHSTLSLIITTILCGLTMIGVTCNGQISILIPGEMLKDAYVEKGLHPKNLSRTAEDSATIIEPILPWTAAGAYMAGTLGVATLSYLPWAILCWSGIIFAIIYGASGIGIAKLKK; from the coding sequence ATGAAAACCACTCATCGCACAAGAATGCCAACAACATTAGAAGCTTTTTCACCAATCATTGTGATGCTATTACTGTTAGGGCTTGGGTATGCTTTATTTGATTTGCCAGCTGAGCCATTAATGATTATTTCAACGGTATTTGCTGGTTTTTTAGTTATTAAATTAGGTCATTGCTATTTAGATATTTTAGACGCTATTTCAGAAAAAATAGCTAAAACAATGCCTGCGCTATTAATTTTAATTACTGTAGGATTATTAATTGGAACTTGGATTAGTGGAGGAACAATTCCTATGATGATCTACTACGGACTAAAAGCGATATCACCAGAATATCTTTATGTGACAGCCTTATTCCTTACTGCTATTGTTTCCATTTGTACTGGAACCTCTTGGGGGTCAGCAGGGACTGTTGGTGTGGCATTTATGGGAGTTGCGATTGGATTAGACGCCAATTTGGCTGCTACGGCAGGTGCTGTGGTGGCTGGTGCGTATTTTGGAGATAAATTATCGCCATTATCTGATACAACCAATATTGCATCTGCAGCTGCTGGCGTAGATTTATATGAGCATATCGCTCACTTACTTTATACAACATTACCATCCTTTATTCTTTCGGCTACTGTCTATGTGGTATATGGTTTAAACTACGATTTTTCTAATGTGGCGACTCCAGAAAAAGTAAATACAATGATTCATGAGTTAGAGCAAGTTTATCATTTTAACTTTCTATTACTTATTCCAGTCGCTATTGTATTATGGGGATCTATTACTAAGAAACCGACTATTCCAGTGATGTTATTATCAGCATTTATCGCAATTATTAATGCTATCTTAATTCAAAAATTCTCTCTATCTGATGTGATTAATAGCGCAGTTAATGGATTTGATACCTCAATGATTCACCATACTTCAGTTAGCTCTGATTTAAGTCGTTTGTTGAATCGTGGTGGAATGAACTCAATGATGGGAACACTATTAATTTGTTTCTGTGCATTGTCATTTGCAGGTGTATTACAATTGAGCGGTGCATTAACCGTGATTATTCAAAAATTACTCACCTTTGTTCATTCAACTCTTTCTTTGATTATTACAACGATTCTTTGCGGTTTAACAATGATTGGGGTTACTTGTAATGGGCAAATTTCTATTCTAATTCCAGGAGAAATGCTTAAAGATGCGTATGTAGAAAAAGGATTACATCCAAAAAATCTAAGTCGAACAGCAGAAGATTCCGCAACAATTATTGAACCTATTTTGCCATGGACTGCCGCAGGTGCATATATGGCAGGCACATTAGGTGTTGCAACATTGTCTTATTTACCTTGGGCAATTTTATGTTGGAGCGGTATTATCTTTGCTATTATTTATGGTGCAAGTGGAATAGGTATTGCGAAGCTAAAAAAATAA
- the waaF gene encoding lipopolysaccharide heptosyltransferase II, giving the protein MNILIIGPSWVGDMMMSHSLYQQLKLQYPTCQIDVMAPNWCKPLLARMPEVRNAIEMPLGHGKFALCERYRLGKALRNQYDMAIVLPNSLKSAFIPAFAKIAVRRGWKGESRYFLLNDLRNHKRDCPMMVQRYVALAFEQNAVPKAADIPVLKPYLTVDPTQQAETLKNFEKQTALLGERPIIGFCPGAEFGPAKRWPHYHYAKLAEMLIEKGYAVELFGSPKDVEAGEQIRNALPVEQQPFCLNLAGQTNLNQAVDLIAHCTAVVSNDSGLMHIAAATDRPLVALYGPTSPTYTPPLSDKAVIIRLIEGGLIKVRKGDKEGGYHQSLIDITPDIALEKLEALLAK; this is encoded by the coding sequence ATGAATATTCTAATTATTGGCCCCTCTTGGGTTGGCGATATGATGATGTCGCATAGTTTGTATCAACAACTCAAACTGCAATATCCAACTTGCCAAATTGATGTGATGGCACCGAATTGGTGTAAGCCGTTGTTGGCACGCATGCCGGAAGTACGCAATGCTATTGAAATGCCGCTCGGGCACGGCAAATTTGCCTTGTGTGAACGTTATCGTTTAGGTAAGGCATTACGCAATCAATATGATATGGCGATTGTGTTACCAAACTCCTTGAAGTCAGCTTTTATTCCTGCTTTTGCAAAAATAGCAGTGCGTCGTGGCTGGAAAGGAGAAAGCCGTTATTTCTTGCTTAACGATTTACGCAATCATAAACGGGATTGCCCTATGATGGTGCAACGTTATGTTGCGTTGGCCTTTGAGCAAAATGCGGTACCGAAAGCGGCTGATATTCCTGTTCTAAAACCTTATTTAACCGTTGATCCCACTCAACAAGCAGAAACCTTAAAAAACTTTGAAAAACAGACCGCACTTTTAGGCGAACGTCCGATTATTGGTTTTTGTCCTGGAGCTGAATTTGGTCCAGCTAAACGTTGGCCTCACTACCATTATGCGAAATTGGCCGAAATGCTCATTGAAAAAGGCTATGCAGTGGAATTGTTTGGTTCACCAAAAGATGTGGAAGCAGGAGAACAAATCCGCAATGCATTGCCTGTTGAACAACAACCATTTTGTTTAAATTTAGCGGGACAAACTAATCTGAATCAGGCTGTGGATTTAATTGCTCACTGTACAGCAGTAGTGAGCAATGACAGTGGCTTAATGCATATTGCCGCTGCGACAGACCGTCCGTTGGTTGCGCTTTATGGTCCAACGAGCCCAACTTATACACCACCATTATCTGATAAAGCCGTGATTATTCGTTTAATTGAAGGTGGATTGATTAAAGTCCGTAAAGGCGATAAAGAGGGCGGTTATCATCAAAGCTTGATTGATATTACGCCGGACATAGCATTAGAAAAATTAGAGGCATTATTAGCAAAATGA